One Perca flavescens isolate YP-PL-M2 chromosome 9, PFLA_1.0, whole genome shotgun sequence genomic window carries:
- the babam1 gene encoding BRISC and BRCA1-A complex member 1, which yields METPEPGPADGEERLVELRPRTRSNPEGAEDRRSSTGSLGGNSNPNISQPAVGSRVEGEGEASTSDSAPSSTTTTVSATAAQTVAPVAVVAAAAAGATVPLSTASVAAKERPKPTQQQPTLTTPIPPPAEYQLRVPRVNCPEKVIICLDLSEEMSLPKLESFNGSKTNALNISQKMIEMFVRTKHKIDKRHEFALVVVNDDSLWLSGFTSDPRELCSCLYDLETNVCESFNLEDLLNVIRQKIELPSMDNVQTIPPPYVVRTVLIYSRNAGQLQFNPSEAVSKMLQSPYFFFDVVYLHNGVEEQGDDTSWRDNYTSFCNLDSKGMCYRFEVSMSGPAIELHNCMAKLLAHPLQRPFQSHASYSLLEGEEPQDIEATV from the exons ATGGAGACGCCGGAGCCAGGCCCAGCAGATGGAGAGGAGCGCCTGGTGGAGCTGCGACCTCGGACACGCTCCAACCCTGAAGGTGCCGAGGACCGTCGCAGCAGCACGGGCAGCCTCGGAGGAAACAGTAACCCAAACATATCTCAGCCTGCTGTGGGGAGTCGTGTTGAGGGCGAGGGCGAGGCTTCAACCAGCGACAGTGCTCCCAGTTCCACCACCACAACTGTCTCAGCCACTGCAGCTCAGACTGTAGCCCCTGTTGCAGTAGTAGCAGCGGCTGCAGCCGGTGCCACAGTGCCACTTTCCACTGCTTCTGTTGCAGCCAAAGAGAGGCCAAAGCCCACGCAGCAACAGCCCACATTGACAACCCCCATCCCTCCACCAGCAGAGTACCAGCTCAGAGTTCCCCGTGTCAACTGTCCAGAGAAAGTG ATAATCTGCTTAGACCTTTCCGAAGAGATGTCTTTGCCAAAGTTAGAGTCTTTTAATGG GTCTAAAACGAATGCCCTGAACATATCCCAGAAAATGATTGAGATGTTTGTCAGAACTAAACACAAGATTGACAAACGGCATGAGTTTGCACTGGTGGTAGTCAATGATGACTCTCTCTGG TTGTCAGGCTTCACCTCTGACCCCAGGGAACTGTGCAGCTGTCTGTATGATCTTGAGACCAATGTGTGCGAGTCCTTCA ACCTTGAAGATCTTCTTAATGTAAT TCGTCAGAAGATCGAACTGCCGTCGATGGACAATGTTCAGACCATCCCTCCTCCATATGTGGTGCGGACTGTGCTCATCTACAGCCGTAATGCAGGACAGCTTCAGTTCAACCCTTCAGAGGCTGTTAGT AAAATGCTGCAATCTCcatattttttctttgatgTTGTCTACCTACACAATGGGGTGGAGGAGCAGGGAGATGATACCAGCTGGAGG GACAACTACACCTCTTTCTGCAACCTGGATTCAAAGGGCATGTGCTATCGCTTTGAGGTTTCCATGAGTGGACCCGCCATCGAGCTGCACAACTGCATGGCCAAACTTTTGGCTCACCCTTTACAAAGACCTTTCCAGAGCCACGCGTCTTACAGCCTGCTGGAGGGGGAAGAACCCCAGGACATTGAGGCAACGGTGTAA